In one window of Nocardia brasiliensis DNA:
- a CDS encoding flavin-containing monooxygenase — MTSGNRIAIVGAGIAGLACAKVLIQKGFPVEIFDRAPDVGGVWSATRRYPGLRTQNSKNTYHFSDFPMPSDYPKIPDGQQMQAYLEAYADHFGLREYLRLSTEVVAADPVDSGWLLEIRDASGIHRSSCDHLIIANGVFSEPAIPDYRGVELFRAAGGQLGHSTELGDVEAVRGKSVVVVGYGTSACDIATAVSEVAASTTVVARRLLWKLPRKLGRAFDYERMLLTRFGQAHFQHPEPGLIDRFLTGAGNSFRVSNFDLMQELATKRLRLRELDLVPEGRFEQIAESTLGIAAEAFYEQVGNGRIVVHRDTTITEMHGGRSAPAVQLANGQIVPADIVVSATGFQQRVPFLTPYVQRRLTDEHGNFRLHRQILPLDVPNLSFAGYNSSSISTVSAEATAHWTAALLAGELQLPEHDVLSERIDARLNWLAERTGGHHAHGTVVTPFSIRDLDDLLSDLKFKLPLGTRARQWVRPVRPESYRGLHGKQHTEPEQSTPAAVVEQSAGHPEFGPTTAHPEFGPRDVPQAPPGFGSQGAPHSEFGRPLATPPGFGPRAAPQAPAPGFGPQATELRTADPLADAPTEFLPVRASGPADQRAGGR, encoded by the coding sequence ATGACGAGCGGAAACCGCATCGCGATCGTCGGCGCGGGTATCGCAGGTCTTGCCTGCGCGAAAGTGCTGATCCAGAAGGGTTTTCCGGTCGAGATATTCGACCGTGCCCCCGATGTCGGTGGCGTGTGGAGTGCGACCCGCAGGTACCCGGGGCTGCGAACGCAGAATTCCAAGAACACCTACCACTTCTCGGACTTTCCGATGCCGTCGGATTATCCGAAGATCCCCGACGGTCAGCAGATGCAGGCCTATCTGGAGGCCTACGCCGATCATTTCGGCCTGCGCGAATATCTGCGCCTCAGCACCGAGGTGGTCGCGGCCGACCCGGTGGACAGCGGCTGGCTGCTCGAGATCCGGGACGCGAGCGGCATACATCGGAGCTCCTGCGATCACCTGATCATCGCCAACGGCGTGTTCAGCGAGCCCGCGATCCCGGACTACCGCGGCGTCGAGCTGTTCCGGGCCGCGGGCGGTCAGCTGGGGCACTCGACCGAACTCGGCGATGTCGAGGCGGTGCGCGGCAAGTCGGTGGTCGTGGTCGGCTACGGCACCTCGGCCTGCGATATCGCGACGGCGGTGAGCGAGGTCGCCGCCTCGACCACCGTGGTGGCGCGGCGGCTGCTGTGGAAACTGCCGCGCAAGCTGGGCCGGGCCTTCGACTACGAGCGGATGCTGTTGACCCGCTTCGGCCAGGCCCACTTCCAGCACCCGGAACCCGGACTGATCGACCGCTTCCTGACCGGGGCGGGAAATTCGTTCCGGGTCAGCAACTTCGATCTCATGCAGGAGCTCGCGACCAAACGTCTGCGGCTGCGCGAACTCGACCTGGTGCCGGAGGGACGGTTCGAACAGATCGCGGAGAGCACCCTCGGCATCGCCGCCGAGGCCTTCTACGAGCAGGTCGGCAACGGCCGCATCGTGGTGCATCGCGACACCACCATCACCGAAATGCACGGTGGGCGTTCGGCTCCCGCCGTGCAGCTGGCCAACGGGCAGATCGTGCCCGCCGATATCGTGGTCAGCGCCACCGGTTTCCAGCAGCGGGTGCCGTTCCTGACCCCGTACGTGCAGCGCAGGCTCACCGACGAGCACGGCAACTTCCGGCTGCACCGCCAGATCCTGCCGTTGGACGTGCCGAATCTCAGCTTCGCCGGCTACAACTCCTCCTCCATCAGCACCGTCAGCGCGGAGGCCACCGCGCACTGGACCGCGGCGCTGCTCGCGGGCGAGCTACAGCTGCCCGAGCACGACGTGCTCAGCGAACGGATCGACGCGCGCCTGAACTGGTTGGCCGAGCGGACCGGCGGCCATCACGCGCACGGCACTGTGGTCACCCCCTTCTCCATCCGCGACCTCGACGACCTGCTCAGTGATCTGAAGTTCAAGCTGCCGCTGGGTACCCGTGCGCGGCAATGGGTGCGGCCGGTGCGCCCCGAGTCCTACCGCGGGCTGCACGGCAAGCAGCACACCGAGCCCGAGCAGTCCACGCCCGCCGCGGTGGTCGAGCAGAGCGCGGGTCACCCGGAATTCGGGCCGACCACGGCGCATCCTGAGTTCGGGCCGCGGGATGTGCCCCAGGCCCCGCCTGGATTCGGATCGCAGGGCGCGCCCCATTCCGAGTTCGGACGACCGCTGGCGACACCTCCCGGATTCGGACCGCGAGCCGCCCCGCAGGCGCCCGCTCCCGGCTTCGGCCCGCAGGCGACAGAACTCCGGACCGCGGACCCGCTGGCCGACGCGCCGACCGAATTCCTGCCCGTGCGGGCCTCCGGCCCCGCGGATCAACGCGCGGGCGGCCGATAG
- a CDS encoding MFS transporter, with the protein MSSIAPVLRGARRANSVAFGLQGFFFAVVLTELPQQKDRFGLSDGLIVGSVVLVSLLAGGGSVLAERVALRWSSRVAVRTGLLLISLTGTAVAVAPNTAALLITLGCYGIAVGIVDASTNMQAVFIQHGYATFILSSFYAAWSAGSIAGALFVSGCEALDVTLRQTLLAAAGLVLVAGVLLGPRLLGPRQAESGPAEQGSPVEAKKVALRAYLLFGIAMALVFAIDLAVGNWSALYLTEDLLAASATAALALAAYQGASLVARLTGDLLVRRFGPRRVVRSAALIGAIGLLIVICAPGPLVAIIGFLIAGAGMPVIAPLCFSEAGRLTSGRGLDALIARLNLFNYAGTLIGGGVVGAVAAGFGHRVGFVIPLLFAVLLIALARVFHTGPEADKHPISADDRALLE; encoded by the coding sequence ATGAGTTCGATCGCGCCCGTCCTGCGGGGTGCCAGAAGGGCGAACTCGGTCGCCTTCGGCTTGCAGGGCTTCTTCTTCGCCGTGGTGCTGACCGAGTTACCGCAGCAGAAGGACAGATTCGGGCTCTCCGACGGGTTGATCGTCGGCTCGGTGGTGCTGGTCTCGCTGCTCGCGGGCGGCGGCAGCGTGCTCGCCGAGCGGGTGGCACTGCGCTGGTCCAGCCGGGTCGCGGTGCGCACCGGGCTGCTGCTGATCTCCCTCACCGGAACCGCGGTCGCGGTCGCGCCGAACACGGCGGCACTGCTGATCACGTTGGGCTGCTACGGCATCGCGGTCGGCATCGTGGACGCGAGCACGAACATGCAGGCCGTGTTCATTCAGCACGGGTACGCGACGTTCATCCTGTCCTCCTTCTATGCCGCGTGGAGCGCCGGTTCGATCGCGGGCGCGTTGTTCGTCTCGGGGTGCGAGGCGCTCGATGTGACGCTGCGCCAGACCCTGCTCGCCGCGGCGGGGCTCGTGCTCGTCGCGGGTGTGCTGCTCGGGCCACGCCTGCTCGGACCGCGGCAGGCCGAATCCGGTCCGGCCGAACAGGGCAGCCCGGTCGAGGCCAAGAAGGTGGCGTTGCGTGCCTATCTGCTGTTCGGCATCGCGATGGCACTGGTGTTCGCGATCGATCTGGCCGTCGGCAACTGGTCGGCGCTGTACCTGACCGAGGACCTGCTGGCCGCGTCGGCGACCGCGGCGCTCGCACTCGCCGCGTATCAGGGCGCCTCGCTGGTGGCGCGGCTGACCGGCGACCTGCTGGTCCGGCGCTTCGGTCCGCGCCGAGTGGTGCGCAGCGCGGCCCTGATCGGGGCGATCGGCCTGCTGATCGTGATCTGCGCGCCCGGCCCGCTCGTCGCGATCATCGGGTTCCTGATCGCGGGCGCAGGCATGCCGGTGATCGCGCCGCTGTGTTTCAGCGAGGCAGGCCGGTTGACCAGCGGGCGCGGCCTGGACGCCCTGATCGCCCGGCTGAACCTGTTCAACTACGCGGGCACGCTGATCGGGGGCGGCGTCGTCGGCGCGGTCGCGGCGGGGTTCGGTCACCGCGTCGGCTTCGTGATCCCGTTGCTGTTCGCGGTGCTGCTGATCGCGCTGGCGCGGGTGTTCCATACCGGACCAGAAGCCGATAAACATCCCATCTCTGCCGACGACCGTGCTCTACTGGAGTGA
- a CDS encoding LysR family transcriptional regulator encodes MEALDMNLLVALDALLDTNSVTRAAERLHTSPPAMSRTLARLRRVLGDPLLVRAGRTLVPTPRALELRYEVGTLVAQSRALLAPQAALDPSGLQRTFAVQAGDAVLAELAAPLLSAVRAQAPGVTVRFLPETPDGSAALRDGRVDIEVGVIEHADPATTVRRVLGDRVLGIAAADHPLVTGRVTVARYAAAAHLSISRTGQARGPIDDRLALHGRTRRVVATVPNLTTALFAVHAGDLVCPAPALLTRSALPALGLGAFEIPLPLPEVPIGMAWHPRNTADAGHRWLRELIAAVLTRTVEAAVAQDEGGLDKR; translated from the coding sequence ATGGAGGCGCTGGACATGAATCTGCTCGTGGCCCTGGACGCGCTACTGGACACCAACAGCGTCACCCGGGCCGCCGAGCGGCTGCACACCTCCCCGCCCGCGATGAGCCGGACCCTGGCCCGGTTGCGCCGGGTACTCGGCGACCCACTCCTGGTCCGGGCCGGTCGCACACTGGTGCCGACGCCGCGTGCCCTCGAATTGCGCTACGAGGTCGGCACACTGGTGGCCCAGAGCCGGGCACTGCTCGCGCCGCAGGCCGCGTTGGACCCGAGCGGATTGCAACGCACCTTCGCGGTGCAGGCCGGTGACGCGGTGCTCGCCGAACTGGCCGCGCCGCTGCTGAGCGCCGTGCGCGCGCAGGCGCCCGGCGTGACCGTGCGCTTTCTGCCCGAGACCCCCGACGGCTCGGCGGCGCTGCGCGACGGCCGGGTCGACATCGAGGTCGGCGTCATCGAGCACGCCGACCCGGCGACGACCGTGCGGCGCGTGCTCGGCGATCGCGTGCTCGGCATCGCCGCCGCGGATCATCCGCTGGTCACCGGCCGGGTGACCGTCGCGAGGTACGCCGCCGCCGCCCATCTGAGCATCTCGCGGACCGGGCAGGCCCGCGGCCCGATCGATGACCGGCTGGCCCTGCACGGCCGCACTAGACGCGTGGTGGCCACCGTGCCGAACCTGACCACCGCGCTGTTCGCGGTGCACGCGGGCGATCTGGTCTGTCCCGCGCCCGCGCTGCTCACCAGGTCGGCGCTGCCCGCACTGGGGTTGGGCGCGTTCGAGATTCCGCTACCGCTGCCCGAGGTGCCGATCGGCATGGCCTGGCATCCGCGCAACACCGCCGACGCCGGGCACCGTTGGCTGCGCGAGCTTATCGCCGCCGTGCTCACCCGGACGGTCGAGGCCGCGGTTGCTCAGGACGAGGGCGGGCTGGACAAGCGGTAG
- a CDS encoding DUF5131 family protein, with product MADKSGIEWTEVTWNPVTGCDRVSIGCDNCYAMTLAKRLKAMGAAKYQTDGDPRTSGPGFGVSIHQGALDIPRRWRAPRVVFVNSMSDLFHAKVPAGFVRDVFDVMHETPQHTYQILTKRSLRLQRMADRLDWPANVWMGVSVENADHLDRIDHLRQVPAAVRFLSCEPLLGPLDGLVLDGVGWVIAGGESGPNHRLMDPAWVRRIRDACHEADVPFFFKQWGGRTPKALGRKLDGELWDQMPTVPMAAGQGR from the coding sequence GTGGCAGATAAATCGGGGATCGAGTGGACCGAGGTCACCTGGAATCCAGTAACTGGGTGCGACCGGGTGTCGATCGGCTGCGACAACTGCTATGCGATGACGCTGGCGAAGCGCCTCAAAGCGATGGGTGCAGCGAAATATCAAACCGACGGCGATCCACGCACTTCTGGACCAGGGTTCGGGGTATCGATTCACCAAGGCGCCCTTGATATTCCGCGACGGTGGCGCGCTCCACGGGTCGTCTTCGTCAACAGTATGTCTGACTTGTTTCACGCAAAGGTTCCAGCGGGGTTCGTTCGTGACGTGTTCGACGTGATGCACGAGACACCGCAGCACACCTACCAGATTCTCACCAAACGCTCACTTCGACTGCAGCGCATGGCAGATCGACTGGATTGGCCGGCGAACGTTTGGATGGGCGTATCGGTTGAGAACGCAGACCATTTGGATCGAATCGACCATCTTCGCCAAGTGCCGGCAGCAGTGCGGTTTTTGTCGTGTGAACCCCTGCTTGGCCCGCTGGACGGACTCGTACTCGACGGGGTCGGCTGGGTGATCGCCGGTGGCGAATCCGGCCCCAATCATCGGTTGATGGATCCGGCCTGGGTGCGCCGCATCCGCGATGCCTGTCACGAGGCTGACGTGCCGTTCTTTTTCAAGCAATGGGGCGGCCGGACGCCAAAAGCTCTGGGCCGCAAGCTAGATGGGGAACTCTGGGATCAGATGCCTACTGTGCCTATGGCTGCAGGACAGGGCCGATAA
- the tcmP gene encoding three-Cys-motif partner protein TcmP yields MQGIVVRIGRDVVPTLCLYRCEGVGSQGAAVSKGTTSGLLDEVRAQSIFKHQILDSYIIRFVTMTGRRAGRAVLLDGFAGRGRYPDGKPASGERMLLAAKKSKNTLTVEVVLVERQQSLYRRLAEVAAEYRAQGVTAEAYRGQVQDHLDRVISRSQGAPLFLFLDPCGRNLAFDILSSALRRRRPAWPPTEALLNMNADLIRRAAGVARKELADHAALACVDVMCGGDWWRQLALDAHSASHSATWENAAEKVVHEYARRLGLATGMRSVVVPVRRKQHHQPVYHLVFLTRSEYGRWVFGDAVAAARQAWLGALGPTDEEVADMLFDTVECQIDAEQDGALRAIADNLIALAASGQRVKLVDHTMAVFGDNYYGVAQERLVRIAARELSKSGRIRLEASAKQPRDWVIGPVLQP; encoded by the coding sequence ATGCAGGGCATCGTTGTCCGGATCGGGCGTGATGTGGTGCCTACCTTGTGCCTGTACAGGTGCGAAGGCGTCGGCAGTCAGGGGGCTGCGGTGTCAAAAGGAACGACCTCTGGTCTGCTGGACGAGGTCCGAGCACAGTCGATCTTCAAGCATCAAATTTTGGACAGTTACATCATCCGGTTCGTGACGATGACCGGTCGCCGTGCTGGGCGTGCGGTCCTCCTGGATGGTTTCGCTGGCCGCGGCCGCTACCCAGATGGCAAACCCGCCTCCGGAGAGCGGATGCTCCTAGCGGCAAAAAAGTCTAAGAACACACTCACTGTCGAGGTCGTTCTGGTCGAGAGGCAGCAGTCGCTCTATCGACGCCTCGCGGAGGTGGCGGCGGAGTACCGCGCTCAAGGTGTCACCGCTGAGGCTTACCGCGGTCAAGTTCAGGATCATCTCGACAGGGTGATCAGCCGATCACAGGGTGCACCGTTGTTCCTGTTCCTCGATCCGTGTGGCCGGAACTTGGCGTTCGACATCTTGTCTTCTGCATTGCGGAGACGCCGCCCGGCCTGGCCTCCTACCGAGGCGCTGCTAAACATGAATGCCGATTTGATCCGTCGCGCCGCCGGCGTCGCGCGCAAAGAACTCGCTGACCACGCGGCTCTAGCCTGCGTTGACGTGATGTGCGGCGGGGATTGGTGGCGCCAACTGGCGCTTGATGCCCATTCAGCTTCGCATTCCGCCACGTGGGAGAACGCCGCAGAGAAAGTCGTGCACGAATACGCACGCCGACTGGGGCTGGCGACCGGGATGAGGTCGGTTGTCGTGCCGGTACGCCGCAAGCAACACCATCAGCCCGTCTATCACCTGGTGTTCCTGACTCGCAGTGAGTACGGAAGGTGGGTATTCGGTGACGCGGTGGCCGCCGCGCGGCAAGCTTGGCTGGGCGCATTGGGACCCACGGACGAGGAGGTGGCCGACATGCTGTTCGACACGGTCGAGTGCCAGATCGACGCCGAGCAAGACGGTGCGCTACGCGCCATCGCGGACAACCTGATCGCACTGGCCGCCTCCGGACAAAGAGTGAAGCTGGTCGACCACACTATGGCTGTGTTCGGCGACAACTATTATGGCGTCGCGCAGGAGCGGTTGGTACGCATCGCGGCGCGCGAACTGAGCAAATCGGGGCGTATCAGGCTCGAAGCGAGTGCGAAACAACCACGCGATTGGGTTATCGGCCCTGTCCTGCAGCCATAG
- a CDS encoding sigma factor-like helix-turn-helix DNA-binding protein: MTASRELEASDGTDPELLDLQDDISFELEEVNELLAELIALQADRKAKTGEILSARLGVSGEQPETLAKIGARYDLSRDRVRQLHTKAVGQLIRDAQLGGHRATGVFAQRYPVGTRDQQLVRALLVETYATDTDIAAHELSYLKLRLAGHAAEDAKRVAGFVTQRIAAWQKKTNRRLAKLRDAEPRATSQLNPWLGQVDWPGAGSPHPLPLSSARTVDSDDDGRGRFYLDKVGRDVPFDSGLAARLLWILNASDLVDSFQEQPVAIDYTIDGTARTGYPSIAARLTDGRVVLIDVQPLGHVAFHLNRAKSAAARAYAHQQGWGWLIWTGSLLGVPDLLARKVDAGALTELVERGPVPWPQVRQLHHETGLPLLDFIALVLRHEWRWDRAPFRLSAPPARPPRT; this comes from the coding sequence GTGACGGCAAGCCGGGAGCTCGAGGCGTCGGACGGCACCGACCCCGAGCTACTCGATCTGCAGGACGACATCTCGTTCGAGCTCGAGGAGGTCAACGAGCTGTTGGCCGAACTGATCGCGCTACAGGCCGACCGCAAAGCCAAGACCGGCGAGATCCTGTCGGCCCGGCTCGGGGTCAGCGGCGAGCAGCCGGAGACCCTGGCCAAAATCGGGGCGCGCTATGACCTTTCCCGCGACCGGGTCCGCCAGTTGCACACCAAGGCGGTGGGCCAGCTGATCCGCGACGCCCAGCTCGGCGGGCACCGCGCGACCGGTGTGTTCGCCCAGCGCTATCCGGTCGGCACCCGCGACCAGCAACTGGTCCGCGCGCTGCTGGTGGAGACCTATGCCACCGACACCGACATCGCGGCCCACGAGCTGTCGTATCTGAAGCTGCGCCTGGCCGGGCACGCGGCCGAGGACGCGAAACGGGTGGCGGGCTTCGTGACCCAGCGCATCGCGGCCTGGCAGAAGAAGACCAACCGCAGACTGGCCAAGCTCCGCGACGCCGAACCGCGCGCGACCAGCCAGCTGAATCCCTGGCTGGGGCAGGTGGATTGGCCGGGCGCGGGGTCCCCCCACCCGTTGCCGCTGTCCTCGGCGCGCACCGTCGACAGTGACGACGACGGTCGCGGCCGGTTCTACCTCGACAAGGTCGGGCGCGACGTGCCGTTCGATTCGGGGCTGGCGGCGCGGCTGCTGTGGATCCTCAACGCCAGCGACCTGGTCGACTCGTTCCAGGAACAACCCGTGGCGATCGACTACACCATCGACGGCACCGCACGGACCGGCTACCCGAGCATCGCGGCACGGCTCACCGACGGACGCGTGGTGCTGATCGACGTGCAACCGCTCGGACACGTTGCGTTCCACCTCAATCGAGCGAAGTCGGCGGCCGCGCGCGCCTACGCGCATCAGCAGGGCTGGGGTTGGCTGATCTGGACGGGCAGCCTGCTCGGCGTGCCCGATCTGCTGGCCAGGAAGGTCGACGCGGGCGCGCTGACCGAACTGGTCGAGCGCGGCCCGGTGCCGTGGCCGCAGGTCCGGCAGTTACACCACGAGACCGGCCTGCCGCTGTTGGACTTCATCGCGCTGGTGCTGCGGCACGAATGGCGCTGGGACCGTGCGCCGTTCCGGCTCAGCGCACCACCAGCGCGCCCGCCACGAACGTGA
- a CDS encoding alpha/beta fold hydrolase, with protein MTKFKTWDGLELNYRVWEGAGVPVVLQHGVVADTNANWMSTGVVRALQAEGRTVVSLDARGHGRSEKPHDPARYTWDFMAKDLSALYDELGFDRVVQVGYSMGAIISLLAAAADERVERLAIGGVGSGVLDCGGVDRRVVELTDLQAAMGEDAADVPHLAMMFRILADAVHADRAAITALATGLDSRPIDGLSEVKVPTLVLAGDNDPFAAEPARLAAALPDGTLALVPGDHLLAVVAPEFHAALTEFVR; from the coding sequence ATGACGAAGTTCAAGACGTGGGACGGCCTGGAACTCAACTATCGGGTTTGGGAGGGCGCGGGTGTTCCCGTTGTGTTGCAGCACGGGGTGGTCGCCGACACCAACGCGAACTGGATGAGCACCGGCGTCGTCCGCGCGCTGCAGGCCGAGGGCCGCACCGTGGTCTCGCTGGACGCGCGCGGGCACGGGCGCTCCGAGAAGCCGCATGATCCGGCGCGCTACACCTGGGATTTCATGGCCAAGGACCTCAGCGCGCTGTACGACGAGCTGGGCTTCGATCGGGTTGTGCAGGTGGGCTATTCGATGGGCGCGATCATCTCGCTGCTGGCCGCCGCGGCCGACGAGCGGGTCGAGCGGCTCGCCATCGGCGGGGTCGGCTCGGGCGTGCTCGACTGCGGCGGTGTCGACCGCCGGGTGGTCGAACTGACCGATCTGCAGGCCGCGATGGGGGAGGACGCCGCCGACGTGCCGCACCTGGCGATGATGTTCCGTATCCTCGCCGACGCGGTGCACGCCGACCGGGCCGCGATCACGGCGCTGGCGACCGGATTGGATTCCCGGCCGATCGACGGATTGTCCGAGGTGAAAGTGCCGACGCTGGTGCTGGCCGGCGACAACGATCCGTTCGCCGCCGAACCCGCCCGGTTGGCCGCGGCGCTACCCGACGGCACGCTCGCGCTGGTGCCGGGTGATCACCTGCTGGCCGTGGTCGCGCCCGAATTCCATGCCGCGCTGACCGAATTCGTGCGCTGA
- a CDS encoding GNAT family N-acetyltransferase, with protein MPVIVDRAGLWDAEELSDVAAATFPLACPPNATPDDIDLYVTEVLSGDRFGEYLSDPARTVLKAVAGEDIVGYAMLVAGEPADPAVARMLDVRPMVEISKMYVLPGHHGSGVSTALMRAALTRAREGGFAAAWLGVNQENPRAQRFYAKHGFVQVGTKSFTVGTQTHHDFVLRVVF; from the coding sequence ATCCCAGTCATCGTCGACCGGGCCGGTCTGTGGGACGCCGAGGAACTCAGTGACGTTGCGGCGGCGACCTTTCCGCTGGCCTGCCCGCCGAATGCCACGCCCGACGACATCGACCTCTACGTCACCGAGGTGCTCTCGGGCGACCGATTCGGCGAGTACCTGAGCGACCCGGCCAGGACCGTGCTCAAGGCGGTCGCGGGCGAGGACATCGTCGGCTACGCGATGCTCGTCGCGGGCGAACCGGCGGACCCGGCGGTCGCGCGGATGCTGGACGTGCGCCCGATGGTGGAGATCAGCAAGATGTACGTGCTGCCGGGCCATCACGGCAGCGGGGTGTCGACCGCGCTGATGCGGGCGGCGCTGACGCGGGCCCGCGAGGGCGGTTTCGCCGCGGCGTGGCTCGGCGTCAACCAGGAGAATCCGCGCGCGCAGCGCTTCTACGCCAAGCACGGATTCGTCCAGGTCGGCACCAAGTCCTTCACCGTCGGCACCCAGACGCACCACGATTTCGTGCTGCGGGTGGTCTTCTAG
- a CDS encoding NADPH:quinone oxidoreductase family protein, whose protein sequence is MTSSSIPATMRALQQPSLTGPQDLRLITDAPVPTPGPGEVLLRVTAAGVNFADVMQTHGTYNGGPEAPYLAGFEAAGEVVALGPDVTGVALGSHVIGTGYGAFAEYMVQDAAGLAPVPAGWSDEQSLGMILNWATALAALKPLGRIAKGETVLIHAAAGAVGQAAIRLAKHYGATVIATASADKHDVVRDLGADHVIDYRTADVAAEVLRHTDDRGADLVLESVGGDNFRASLAATKRVTGRVVVYGVAAGESAITNWELNFRHPIHVIGLHLGILIQTAPALFAELMTELTTLIDTGVYPPGTPTLYPLPEGREALIALESRATTGKLAIRP, encoded by the coding sequence ATGACCAGCAGCAGTATTCCCGCCACGATGCGTGCCCTGCAGCAGCCTTCCCTGACCGGTCCGCAGGATCTGCGCCTGATCACCGACGCACCCGTGCCCACCCCGGGACCGGGCGAGGTCCTGCTCCGCGTCACCGCGGCCGGGGTGAACTTCGCCGACGTCATGCAGACCCACGGCACCTACAACGGCGGCCCCGAAGCGCCCTATCTCGCCGGTTTCGAGGCGGCGGGCGAGGTCGTCGCGCTGGGCCCCGACGTCACCGGGGTGGCGCTCGGCTCGCACGTGATCGGCACCGGCTACGGCGCCTTCGCCGAATACATGGTGCAAGACGCCGCCGGGCTCGCCCCGGTCCCCGCCGGCTGGTCCGACGAACAGTCGCTCGGCATGATCCTCAACTGGGCGACCGCGCTCGCCGCGCTGAAACCCTTGGGCCGCATCGCCAAAGGCGAGACCGTGCTCATCCACGCCGCGGCCGGCGCCGTCGGTCAAGCCGCGATCCGGCTCGCGAAACACTACGGCGCCACCGTCATCGCCACCGCGTCCGCCGACAAACACGACGTCGTCCGCGATTTGGGCGCCGACCACGTCATCGACTACCGCACCGCCGACGTCGCCGCCGAGGTCCTGCGCCACACCGACGACCGAGGCGCCGACCTGGTGCTGGAATCCGTCGGCGGCGACAACTTCCGCGCCAGCCTGGCCGCCACCAAACGCGTCACCGGCCGCGTCGTCGTCTACGGCGTCGCCGCGGGCGAATCCGCGATCACCAACTGGGAACTCAACTTCCGGCACCCCATCCACGTCATCGGCCTGCACCTGGGCATCCTCATCCAAACCGCCCCCGCCCTCTTCGCCGAGCTCATGACCGAACTGACCACCCTCATCGACACCGGCGTCTACCCACCCGGCACCCCCACCCTCTACCCCCTCCCCGAAGGCCGCGAAGCCCTCATCGCCCTCGAATCCCGCGCCACCACAGGAAAACTGGCCATCCGCCCGTAA
- a CDS encoding ABC transporter ATP-binding protein, whose protein sequence is MTAAIRTEGLTKHYGKHVALAGLDLEVQAGEVFGFLGPNGAGKSTTIRILLDLIRPTAGRAEVFGVDPREGGARLRKRIGYLPGELALEGRNTARELLGFLADQRAGAVPARRIAELAELLDLDLSKKVGAMSKGNKQKVGIVAAFMHRPDLLILDEPTSGLDPLLQQRFLDLVTAAKADGQTVFMSSHVLSEVQQCADHAVIMRAGTLLGTENVDELRRRSPRSVELVFGADVFADDFASLPGVRDLAIDGRTLHCTTEGEVDGLFKVAAKYPLVSVLSTEPDLEQIFFSLYGR, encoded by the coding sequence ATGACAGCCGCGATTCGCACCGAGGGTTTGACCAAGCACTACGGCAAGCACGTCGCCCTGGCCGGCCTAGACCTGGAGGTACAGGCCGGTGAGGTGTTCGGCTTCCTCGGGCCCAACGGCGCGGGCAAGTCCACCACCATCCGCATCCTGCTCGATCTGATCCGGCCGACCGCGGGCCGCGCCGAGGTGTTCGGCGTCGACCCGCGCGAGGGCGGAGCGCGGCTACGCAAGCGGATCGGCTACCTCCCTGGCGAACTGGCACTGGAGGGCCGCAACACCGCGCGCGAGCTGCTCGGCTTCCTCGCCGACCAGCGCGCCGGCGCCGTGCCCGCCCGCCGGATCGCCGAACTCGCCGAGCTGCTCGACCTCGATCTGTCCAAGAAGGTCGGCGCCATGTCCAAGGGCAACAAGCAGAAGGTCGGCATCGTCGCCGCGTTCATGCACCGGCCCGATCTGCTGATCCTCGACGAACCGACCTCCGGCCTGGATCCCCTGTTGCAGCAACGGTTTCTGGACCTGGTCACCGCGGCGAAGGCGGACGGGCAGACCGTGTTCATGTCCTCGCACGTGCTCAGCGAGGTTCAGCAGTGCGCCGACCACGCCGTGATCATGCGCGCGGGCACCCTGCTCGGCACCGAGAACGTCGACGAATTGCGCCGCCGCTCACCGCGTTCGGTCGAGCTGGTGTTCGGCGCGGACGTCTTCGCCGACGATTTCGCGAGCCTGCCCGGCGTCCGGGACCTGGCCATCGACGGACGCACGCTGCACTGCACCACCGAGGGCGAGGTGGACGGGCTGTTCAAGGTGGCGGCCAAGTACCCGCTGGTGAGCGTGCTCTCGACCGAGCCCGACCTGGAGCAGATCTTCTTCAGCCTCTACGGCCGCTGA